The following DNA comes from Myxococcota bacterium.
CACCCTGCCAGTTCTCATCGTGCTTCCCCCCGACGATGTCTACTTCATGGAGGAGGTGACGCGGCTGAGCTTGGGCTTCCTCGACGCTGGCGAACTGCTCGAGCTCGATTCGGGAACCCACTGGGTCGCCCAGGAGCAGCCGGAGCGAATCGGCGAGATTCTCGCCGGGTTCTTCGGTCGCTCTCGCTAGCCCACCCGGGTTCGAGTCCCGCTCCAAGCGCTAGGCGTCCGCTTCCCGAAAGTCCGCCGGGATCGGACAGTTTCGGCAGACCCGGTCGTCGCAGAGCCGGCAGAGCGTGCGGCGTTCCAGGTCCGTCGTGTCCATGGACGCCAGCATCTTGTGCAGGAGCGACGCGAGGGTCTCCTGCTCGGTACTCGTTAGCGGCGCCAGCAGCGGCCGGATCGCCGCGAGGCGCCCCTTGAGGATCTCCTCCCGCCGCGCGCGGCCTCGCTTCGTGACGTAGAGCGCCACCTCGCGCTTGTCGCGCCCGTCGCGACGCTCGACCAACCCGTCTGCGACCAGCCGGTCGACGAGCCGCACGGTCCCGGAATGGGTGAGGCGCAGAATCTGTCGCAGTTGATCGTTGGACGGCCCCAGGTCGTAGCCGATGACGACCAGTGCGGCGGGAGTCTCGCCGGCGTGGTTCAGGATCTCGCGAGCGCCGTCCTCGATCCGATTGGCCAGGGCGAGCCCCACGACGCCCAACAGGTTCGCGGTGCGGTTGACCATGGGACGAAGGTACGGGCGGTGTGCTCGATTATCGACTTGAAATATATGTGCGCGACGCACATAATGGGAGAAAGTCGAACGGAGAGCACACAGGACCCGATTCGAGCGGCCCCCATCCCCCCTCGACTCACCCGCGCCCGCCAGAGGAGAAGCCACGATGCTCGACCAACTGAGAACCAGCGCCGACGACTGGGACGCGAACAGCCCCCCCGAGCTCGAGTTCCTGTTCGAAGCGCGGGTCAAGCTCCACCTCCCGCCGCTGGACGTGGGGGCCATGCCCGATGGCCAGCGCACGATCTTTCTGATCCAGGGCGGCACCTTCGAGGGGCCGCTCCTGCGTGGACGCGTCGTACCGGATGCTGGCGCGGATTGGATCCGGATCCGCC
Coding sequences within:
- a CDS encoding MarR family transcriptional regulator, whose translation is MVNRTANLLGVVGLALANRIEDGAREILNHAGETPAALVVIGYDLGPSNDQLRQILRLTHSGTVRLVDRLVADGLVERRDGRDKREVALYVTKRGRARREEILKGRLAAIRPLLAPLTSTEQETLASLLHKMLASMDTTDLERRTLCRLCDDRVCRNCPIPADFREADA